Genomic DNA from Candidatus Nitronereus thalassa:
CCCGTGCAATTCGCACCGCAATGGACATTGCCTCACCGCCGGATTTCGCATAACGAACCATCTGCGCCCAGGGGTGGAGTTCACATAAGAGTTCGGCCAACTCCACTTCTTCCGGCACGTTCAATGTACACATCACCCCCTTATCAATGGCTGCTTTAACAGCTCCGTCGACTTCAGGATCTGCATACCCCAACACACAAGCCCCGATGCCCATCAGGCTCATGTCCTTAAAAACACGACCATCGAGATCGGTCACTTCAATCCCCTGAGCCTGGGCATAATAGGTTGGCCACTGATTTGGCAATATCAGTTCAGGACGCTTCGACAGTAATTGCGTGCCACCGGGAATGAAGCGTTTCGCTCTTTCATACAAACGTTGTCCTGATGACCGATGCTCAGGAGAAACTGCTGGGGTGGAATGTTGAGTCAGTATCGCCATGTTAGTTCCTTGCCCCCACGCGATGGTCAGCTTCCAAAGAACGCAAATACCCTTCGTTCCGAACAATTCCCTGATTGATCGACATCAACTCAGGCTCACGCTCTAATAACGCCAAGACATCCGAAGCCACAAACGGCCGGTCTTCTTGATAGAGGCGATGAAACACCCGTTCAAGAAATCGCAAATCTGCTTCCTCATCTAAGGTCCATCGATGATGAGCCAAATTGAAAAATCGTTCGAACTTTCCTGCACGGAATAGTTCAGGATGCGCATGGAGATACGGCGTCACATGTTCACGTTCAGAAGCCAGTTCAGCCTCCTTCCAAGCCCGCTCCAAGGAGCAAAAGTCCATGACCTCACAATCCAAGCCATCAGGAAATGATCCCGACAACCCGCAAATATCATAGGTATGTTTTTCGAACTCCTCGATCAATTCATCGACCACCTCTGGATCAATCGCCGGGCAATCGGCAGTAATGCGAAGGACGGAGGATGCCTGATAAAAGGATGCCGCCTGATAATATCGATCAAGCACATCGTTTTCGCTTCCACGAAAACATCGAACCCAATGCGCAAAACACCATTCTTCAATCGCATCATCTTCAGGCGCCGTCGTGGTGGCGACCACAATGGATCCAAGTTGTTTACAAAACCGCAAACGATCCACGACATGCCAAAGAACGGGCTTGCCGATCAACAAGCGCATCACTTTTCCGGGAAGGCGGGTTGAACCCATCCGTGCCTGGACAATCGCTACCGGACGCTGGCTGGCTGTATCCATGTTTCCCTCACCTGTTGGAGTGGTCGTAACCCATCAAGAGGATCAGCCCGCCACTTCCGCTCATCAACCTCACTGGCCGTCGGAGCTTTCACTCCATGTCCATCCGCGCCAAGCCCACAATTCACCTGTTGAATTACCGGCGCCATTTCTTCTGGCAACCAACAATGACCGGCCTGATATTCTTCTCCTTGCCGATCTAAGTCCAAATGAAACTCCACCATCGCCGCTCCCCATCGATGAACCGCTCGATAGACGACTCCAGGATTGACGGTATGATCCGACCACCCCACCGCACATTCACAATGTTCCCGAAGAGTCTCAAGACTTGAAAGATTGCACTCACTCGGGACGGCAGGATATCCAGATACACAGTGCAATAAGGTCAGATCTTGGCATCCAGCTTCTCGCATCACCCGTGTGGCATGGATCACCTCATCCATGGTCGACATTCCCGTGGACAGCACGACTGGCTTTTGCGTTTGTGCGCAAGCAATTAACAAGTCATCCCACAACAATTCGTAGGAGGCGATTTTATAAAAATCGACAAAGGGTTCTAGCTCCTGGACTGCCTGTAAGTAAAAGGGGGTGCAAGAAAATTGAATGTCTCGCTGACGGCAACGCGCCACCAATTTGGGAATGTAGGATATCGGCAATTCCCATTGCTCACGGGCGCGATGAACCTCACTTTGCTCCAGCACTTCAGGAGCGAACAATTCTCGCACCTTAAACAACTGGAACTTGACCGCCGCACAACCGATAGCTGCGGCGCGATCGATAAATGCCAGACACCGATCCAGGTTCTGATGGTGATTACTCGAGACTTCTGCGACAAACCGGACAGGCATGGCCTCTCTCATTTCATGACTCGCAACCTACAATCCCCGCTCATGCCACCCCCGCCGATACCAAATCATGATGAGTGACAAGATCCTGTATCGTCCCAATTACCTTATCTATCTCTTCATTCTTGAGCATAGGAAAAATGGGCAAGGACAAAATGCTTTCGTAGGCAGATTCAGCATG
This window encodes:
- a CDS encoding glycosyltransferase family protein; amino-acid sequence: MDTASQRPVAIVQARMGSTRLPGKVMRLLIGKPVLWHVVDRLRFCKQLGSIVVATTTAPEDDAIEEWCFAHWVRCFRGSENDVLDRYYQAASFYQASSVLRITADCPAIDPEVVDELIEEFEKHTYDICGLSGSFPDGLDCEVMDFCSLERAWKEAELASEREHVTPYLHAHPELFRAGKFERFFNLAHHRWTLDEEADLRFLERVFHRLYQEDRPFVASDVLALLEREPELMSINQGIVRNEGYLRSLEADHRVGARN
- a CDS encoding N-acetylneuraminate synthase family protein is translated as MPVRFVAEVSSNHHQNLDRCLAFIDRAAAIGCAAVKFQLFKVRELFAPEVLEQSEVHRAREQWELPISYIPKLVARCRQRDIQFSCTPFYLQAVQELEPFVDFYKIASYELLWDDLLIACAQTQKPVVLSTGMSTMDEVIHATRVMREAGCQDLTLLHCVSGYPAVPSECNLSSLETLREHCECAVGWSDHTVNPGVVYRAVHRWGAAMVEFHLDLDRQGEEYQAGHCWLPEEMAPVIQQVNCGLGADGHGVKAPTASEVDERKWRADPLDGLRPLQQVRETWIQPASVR